A genome region from Musa acuminata AAA Group cultivar baxijiao chromosome BXJ3-5, Cavendish_Baxijiao_AAA, whole genome shotgun sequence includes the following:
- the LOC135639048 gene encoding shaggy-related protein kinase gamma-like — MASVSVVPSSGLKNTSGTSVRVDKLPEEMSDMRIREDKEVEATVINGNGTETGHIIVATITGKKGQPKQTVSYMAERVVGHGSFGIVFQAKCLETGETVAIKKVIQDKRYKNRELQTMHLLDHPNVISLKHCFFSTTEKDELYLNLVLEYVPETVHRVIRHYNKMNQRMPLIFVKLYMYQICRALAYIHGSIGVCHRDIKPQNLLVNPHTHQLKICDFGSAKVLVKGEPNISYICSRYYRAPELIFGATEYTTAIDIWSAGCVLAELLLGQPLFPGESGVDQLVQIIKVLGTPTREEIKCMNPNYTEFKFSQIKAHPWHKIFHKRMPPEAVDLVSRLLQYSPKLRCTALEALVHPFFDELRDHNTRLPNGRFLPPLFNFKPHELKGVPVETVARLIPEHARKQCA; from the exons ATGGCTTCAGTGAGCGTGGTGCCTTCTTCAGGGTTGAAAAACACCAGTGGCACTAGTGTTCGTGTTGACAAGTTGCCGGAGGAGATGAGTGATATGAGAATCAGGGAGGATAAG GAAGTGGAAGCAACTGTGATTAATGGGAATGGGACAGAAACaggtcatataattgttgcaactaTCACTGGGAAAAAGGGCCAGCCAAAGCAG ACTGTCAGCTACATGGCTGAGCGTGTTGTAGGTCATGGATCATTTGGAATTGTCTTCCAG GCCAAATGTCTTGAGACAGGTGAAACAGTAGCTATAAAAAAGGTTATTCAGGATAAGAGGTACAAGAATCGTGAGTTACAAACCATGCATCTTCTTGACCATCCAAATGTTATCTCTCTGAAGCATTGCTTCTTTTCAACAACTGAGAAGGATGAGCTGTATCTCAATTTGGTGCTTGAATATGTACCAGAGACAGTTCATCGTGTTATTAGACACTACAACAAGATGAACCAACGTATGCCACTAATATTTGTGAAGCTGTACATGTACCAG ATTTGTCGAGCACTGGCATACATTCATGGCAGCATTGGGGTGTGCCACAGAGATATTAAACCGCAAAATCTTCTG GTCAATCCACATACTCATCAGCTGAAAATATGTGACTTTGGGAGTGCAAAAGTCTTG GTTAAAGGTGAACCAAATATATCATACATATGCTCGAGGTATTATAGAGCTCCGGAGCTTATTTTTGGGGCAACTGAATATACTACAGCAATTGACATCTGGTCTGCTGGTTGTGTTCTTGCTGAACTACTACTAGGACAG CCTCTCTTTCCTGGTGAAAGTGGAGTTGACCAACTAGTCCAAATAATTAAG GTTTTAGGTACCCccacaagagaagaaattaaATGCATGAACCCAAACTACACTGAGTTCAAGTTTTCCCAGATCAAAGCTCACCCTTGGCACAAG ATATTCCATAAGCGAATGCCTCCTGAAGCTGTTGATCTTGTATCTAGGCTTTTACAGTACTCACCAAAACTGCGATGTACTGCT TTAGAAGCATTAGTTCATCCATTCTTTGATGAACTTCGAGATCATAATACTCGCTTGCCAAATGGTCGTTTTCTGCCCCCTCTCTTCAATTTCAAGCCTCATG AATTGAAGGGAGTGCCAGTGGAGACAGTAGCAAGGCTGATACCTGAGCATGCCAGAAAGCAATGTGCCTAA